A window of Hevea brasiliensis isolate MT/VB/25A 57/8 chromosome 14, ASM3005281v1, whole genome shotgun sequence contains these coding sequences:
- the LOC110646472 gene encoding L-galactose dehydrogenase, translating into MHEAEDGEWKKSREKFSSCCYCCSRASVVTRWILWCPLISFLTIPFYIFPESKHPISFSLLKVKRTPNPMELRPLGNTGLNISSVGFGASPLGSVFGPVSEDDAVASVREAFRRGINFFDTSPYYGGTLSEKMLGKGLKALGVPRNEYVVSTKCGRYKEGFDFSAERVTRSIDESLERLQLDYVDILQCHDIEFGSLDQIVNETIPALQKLKEAGKIRFIGITGLPLGIFTYVLDRVPSGTVDVILSYCHYSINDSTLVDLLPYLKSKSVGIISASPLAMGLLTENGPPEWHPASPELKSACQAAAAYCKDKGKSITKLAVQYSLSNKDISTVLVGMNSVGQVEENVTAALELATFGKDQETLAEVEAILSPVKNQTWPSGIQQG; encoded by the exons ATGCATGAAGCAGAAGATGGCGAATGGAAAAAA tcACGTGAGAAATTTTCCTCTTGCTGTTACTGTTGCAGCAGAGCTTCTGTTGTCACTCGTTGGATTCTCTGGTGTCCACTTATTTCCTTTCTCACCATCCCATTTTATATTTTCCCGGAAAGCAAACATCCAATCTCTTTCTCACTTCTCAAAGTCAAACGTACCCCTAATCCGATGGAGCTCCGACCCTTGGGAAACACAGGGCTCAATATCAGCTCTGTGGGTTTTGGGGCATCCCCTCTTGGCAGTGTCTTCGGCCCTGTATCCGAGGACGACGCCGTCGCCTCCGTTCGTGAAGCCTTCCGCCGGGGCATCAATTTCTTCGATACCTCTCC GTATTATGGAGGAACATTGTCAGAGAAGATGCTTGGTAAGGGACTTAAAGCCCTAGGAGTTCCTAGAAATGAATATGTCGTGTCAACAAAGTGTGGGCGGTATAAAGAGGGCTTTGATTTTAGTGCTGAAAGAGTAACTAGGAGCATTGATGAGAGTTTGGAGAGGTTGCAATTGGACTACGTTGATATATTGCAATGCCATGATATTGAGTTTGGGTCTCTTGACCAG ATTGTGAATGAAACAATTCCTGCCCTTCAGAAACTAAAGGAGGCGGGGAAGATCCGTTTTATTGGGATAACCGGACTCCCTCTAGGAATCTTTACTTATGTGCTTGATCGAGTACCATCTGGTACAGTTGATGTGATTCTCTCATATTGCCACTACAGTATTAATGATTCAACACTGGTGGATTTACTTCCATACTTGAAGAGCAAAAGTGTAGGTATAATTAGTGCTTCTCCACTTGCAATGGGACTCCTTACAGAGAATGGTCCTCCAGAGTGGCACCCTGCTTCTCCTGAGCTAAAG TCTGCATGCCAAGCTGCTGCTGCCTATTGTAAAGATAAGGGAAAGAGTATTACCAAGTTAGCAGTGCAATACAGTTTATCGAACAAGGATATCTCTACAGTGCTGGTTGGCATGAACTCTGTTGGACAG GTTGAGGAAAATGTTACTGCTGCCCTAGAACTTGCTACATTTGGGAAGGATCAAGAAACACTAGCCGAAGTTGAGGCGATTCTTAGCCCTGTCAAGAACCAGACATGGCCGAGTGGAATCCAACAGGGCTGA